From Demequina capsici:
TGGCGGTGCCGATGAGCGACACTGCGCCGTCGTCGAAGTGCGGCACGTCCGACTCGCTCGCCATGCGCACGTCGGCCGCCATCGCGGCTGCGAGCGCCGCGTCGAGCGCCGGGTCGCCTGCCGGCCACTCGCTGGTGCCGTCGCTGACGAGCACTGCGCCCAGGTCTGTGCGGGCGGCGTAGTCGAAGATCGCGTCGCGTCGGACCATGCGCCTGGTGCTCTTGCCGGAGGCGAGGCGCGAGTCCTGGTCGCGCACCGCCCACGCTCGGTCCCCGACGAGGCCGCGGGCGTCGAGCTCGACGGACTCGAGCGACTCCCCTGCCATGGACTTCACGGGGTACCGGCGGATCGACACGACGCGCATGCCGTCACTCTAGGACCGCGCCGTCGGATTCTCAGTCAGTTCAGCGGATCGCTCATTACAGTGAGCGGAATGAACGACGCCACTGAGGTCGAGGCGCGGGCCGTCGCGCCTCTGGACGCCACTCCACCCACCGAGAGGGCGTCCCTGCCCGAGCCCGCCGAGGGGCCTTCGCCGCGGCGGCTCAGGTGGGAGATCGCGATCGTGCTGGGGCTGTCGCTCGGACAGTCGGCGGCGTTCGCGATCGTGCAGTTCATCCAGTACTACGTGAAGCGGATCGACATCGGCTCCACGACGTCGACGCTGAACACGTCACGGTCGACGATCGCGTGGATCGACCTGATCTCGCAGGTCCTGGTGATCGGGTTCAGGCTGATGCCGGTGCTGCTGGTGCTCTACCTGCTCTCGGACCGTGGGCGGTCGGCGTGGCGCACGCTCGGCCTGACGGGACCGTGGTCGAAGGTGCGGGGGGACGCGGGCTGGATGTTCGCGATCGCCGCCGCGATCGGCCTGCCCGGCCTGGGGCTGTACCTGGGCAGCCGTGCGCTGGGCCTGACCGTGTCGGTCGACACGTCGGGGCTGCCGTCCGAGTGGTGGGCGGCGACCATCCTGCTGCTGTCCGCGGCGAGCATCGGCATCCTCGAGGAGACGATCGCGGTCGGCTACCTCGTCACCCGCCTGCGCGAGCTCCGTTGGGGCGCGCCCGCGGCGATCGTCGCGTCGGCGCTGCTGCGGGGCAGCTACCACCTGTACCAGGGATGGCCCATGGCGCTCGGCAACGTGGCGATGGGCCTCGTTTTCGCGTACGTGTTCGTCAGGCGCGGACGCCTGGGCCCGCTGATCGCCGCGCACCTGCTGATCGACGCGGTCGCGTTCATCGGGCCGACGGTGGCGCCCGAGTCCTGGTTGGCCGCCCTGGGTCTGCAGTAGAGGACGCTCTCCCCACGACGCGGCACCCTGCGCCGCAGTCCCGGACCGTGCCCCCTAGACTCGCTCCATGGCCGCCGACGCACTCGTGGACCAGCCGGGTCAGCCGGCGGGCCCCGCACAGGTGCGGATCGTCGACGCACCGGAGGTGCGGGTCCATCGCTTCACCGACCTTCTGTCCCTGATCGCCACCCTGGTGGGCATCGTGGTGGTGCTGCTCATCGGCGCGTATGCGACAGGCACCACCGAGGGCATCACGGAGGATGTGAGCGGCTTCGCGAAGGTCCTCCAGCGCCTGCTGGTGGCGCCTGTGAACATCTTCTCCGGCATCGTCACTCTCGTGATCCCGGCCGTGGTGATCATCGAGATGG
This genomic window contains:
- a CDS encoding CPBP family intramembrane glutamic endopeptidase codes for the protein MNDATEVEARAVAPLDATPPTERASLPEPAEGPSPRRLRWEIAIVLGLSLGQSAAFAIVQFIQYYVKRIDIGSTTSTLNTSRSTIAWIDLISQVLVIGFRLMPVLLVLYLLSDRGRSAWRTLGLTGPWSKVRGDAGWMFAIAAAIGLPGLGLYLGSRALGLTVSVDTSGLPSEWWAATILLLSAASIGILEETIAVGYLVTRLRELRWGAPAAIVASALLRGSYHLYQGWPMALGNVAMGLVFAYVFVRRGRLGPLIAAHLLIDAVAFIGPTVAPESWLAALGLQ
- a CDS encoding MOSC domain-containing protein, yielding MRVVSIRRYPVKSMAGESLESVELDARGLVGDRAWAVRDQDSRLASGKSTRRMVRRDAIFDYAARTDLGAVLVSDGTSEWPAGDPALDAALAAAMAADVRMASESDVPHFDDGAVSLIGTATLEWCARELDVDADPRRLRVNLVVQTQTPFVEETWFGRQVTIGGVALRPTQRIERCRTIDLPQDGVADRTRWLKGLGATRDMRVAVYCDVATPGALAVGDEVLLD